A genomic region of Paralichthys olivaceus isolate ysfri-2021 chromosome 18, ASM2471397v2, whole genome shotgun sequence contains the following coding sequences:
- the dhx29 gene encoding ATP-dependent RNA helicase DHX29, translating into MGGKKKKSAAPVAPAAAAAAAAGRSGAAAGNIVAEEPKKQAASNKPAKAAKENKSKAPKTYSLANTAQVDTGGVSDKSILKVAIQAELEKKIIRLINDFRQENGDKGPISGRLTSKKLLDLYTALQKFNFKREHIEEAMKSSVLYGGDLLSALDWLCLNLKDDELPEGFSQQMQEESQRSRPRFQPPAQQKPAASSPKVPENTRKEPTKATEKDAAVSMKDWILRYAEQSSEEEEDEEEEGGKKTTRNPELDEKFDPNDRYLILSAQLYDAKDMAAAAKTKGDKGGQRMAQDRIRIIQQEMKPLESHPMFNPAIKVVDVPQKEKKVLPACDDKEGITFNLFEQPEKEQPAEKVIKKNEPKDIRNFDYTARSWTGKSPKQFLIDWVRKNLPKSPAPAFHKVPAGRYWRSKVRIQRPDDVLEVCPTILTEDSMQAQHLAATLALYTLIKGQSVHQLLPPTYRDVWLEWRDSEQQQKEESRTAANKPRDQFISRLLTRLKQQQNESQEKGSVSHDQVGDPVRPSQGGDEEPEESWENLAGLDIREGGEEMEDKSEKRGGRREAAGALEASRELLIKLKKSSLAHKLQAEREQLPVFQHRHRVLEVLQRHRVVVVAGETGSGKSTQIPQFLLEELLTGGKEAQPCNIVVTQPRRISAMSLACRVSQELGCEDGPGSKSSPCGYQIRMENQSGEWTRLLYCTTGVLLRKLQHDRHLSSLTHIIVDEVHERSVQSDFLLTILKDVVMRRSDLQLILMSATVDCNKFSNYFNRCPVINIPGRTFPVEVFHLEDIVEQTGYVLEKDSEYCQKILEDEEEVSISVSQKGGKTLQHQEVIVRDSGSGWDLGPELDHFSSRTRQVLQYMNPNKINMDLLVDLVDYLDKSPQFAVLDGAVLVFLPGLAHIQQLFDLLSSDKRFRDKNRYRIVALHSTLSSKDQASAFTVPPAGVRKIVLSTNIAETGVTIPDVVFVIDTGKTKENKYHESSQMSSLVETFVSKASAFQRQGRAGRVRHGFCFRLYPKFRFDAFMDYSIPEILRVPLEELCLHIMKCQYGSPEEFLSRALDAPQPQSVSNAVSLLRKIGACHPSDHHLTPLGHHLASLPVNVKIGKMLIYGAILGCLEPIATIAAAITEKSPFSTPMNRKEEANLAKAALALANSDHLTIYNAYLGWKNIRTEGAREEMSYCRKHFLNRTALITIEDVKHDLMKMMEQVGFCSSRSSSQSKSQAAALSKQQIAVVNAALTAGVYDSVARVLCTPSVDVLERLACTVETPQGRAQVHPSSVNRNLQTHGWLLYQEKVKYTKIYLRDTTLISPFPMLLFGGDIDIQHRERLITLDGWIHFQAPVRIGVIFKHLRKLMDFLLEKKLENPRMNLEGEKTIQVILDLIKSEHAM; encoded by the exons ATGGgcggaaagaagaagaaatcggCGGCTCCGGTGGCcccggcggcggcggcggcggcagcagcgggCAGGAGCGGTGCCGCTGCGGGGAACATCGTGGCAGAGGAGCCGAAGAAACAGGCAGCCAGCAACAAGCCGGCTAAAgcagccaaagaaaacaaatcgaAAG CTCCAAAGACCTACAGCCTTGCCAACACCGCCCAGGTCGACACAGGTGGAGTCTCAGACAAGTCCATTTTGAAG GTTGCTATCCAGGCTGAGCTGGAGAAGAAGATCATCAGGCTGATCAATGACTTCAGACAGGAGAATGGAGACAAAGGGCCCATATCAGGCAGACTTACAAGCAAGAAACTGctg GATCTGTACACAGCTCTGCAGAAGTTCAACTTTAAGCGAGAACACATTGAGGAGGCGATGAAGAGCAGCGTGCTCTACGGAGGGgatctcctctctgctctcgaCTGGCTCTGCCTCAACCTTAAAGATG ATGAGCTTCCAGAAGGTTTTAGCCAGCAGATGCAGGAAGAGAGCCAGAGGAGCAGACCTAGGTTCCAGCCTCCTGCTCAGCAGAAACCTGCCGCCTCGAGCCCCAAGGTTCCTGAGAACACCCGCAAAGAGCCCACCAAG GCTACAGAAAAGGATGCAGCTGTAAGCATGAAGGACTGGATCTTGAGGTatgcagagcagagcagcgaggaagaggaggacgaggaggaggaaggagggaagaagaCTACGCGCAACCCTGAACTGGATGAAAAGTTTGACCCG AATGACCGGTATTTGATCCTCTCTGCTCAACTGTATGATGCTAAAGACATGGCAGCTGCTGCCAAGACCAAAGGAGACAAGGGGGGCCAGAGGATGGCACAGGACAGGATACGCATCATAcagcaag AAATGAAACCACTGGAGTCTCACCCCATGTTCAATCCAGCTATAAAAGTTGTGGACGTCCCtcagaaggaaaagaaagtaCTTCCTGCCTGTGACGATAAAGAGGGCATCACCTTCAATTTATTTGAACAACCTGAAAAGGAGCAACCTGCCGAGAAAG TCATAAAAAAGAACGAGCCGAAGGACATTCGTAATTTTGACTACACGGCTCGCAGCTGGACTGGAAAGTCTCCCAAACAGTTCCTCATCGACTGGGTCCGAAAAAACCTGCCAAAGAGCCCAGCACCGGCTTTTCACAAGGTCCCTGCTGGTCGATACTGGAGAAGCAA GGTGCGTATTCAGAGGCCAGATGATGTTCTGGAGGTTTGTCCCACCATCCTGACTGAGGACAGCATGCAGGCTCAACATTTAGCAGCCACACTGGCACTCTACACCCTGATTAAGGGGCAG TCCGTGCACCAGCTCCTTCCACCCACCTACAGAGACGTGTGGTTGGAGTGGCGGGACAGCGAGCAGCAGCAAAAGGAAGAGAGCCGCACGGCTGCCAACAAACCGAGAGACCAGTTCATCTCCCGGCTCCTGACGAGACTCAAACAGCAACAGAACGAGAGCCAAGAGAAGGGGTCTGTATCCCACGACCAGGTTGGGGACCCGGTTCGGCCTAGCCAGGGGGGAGATGAAGAGCCTGAAGAGTCATGGGAGAACCTGGCTGGTCTTGATAttagggagggaggagaggaaatggaggacaagagtgagaaaagaggagggaggagagaagctgcaggagcacTTGAGGCGTCCAGGGAGCTCTTAATAAAGCTGAAGAAATCTTCGCTTGCCCACAAACTGCAg GCTGAGCGAGAGCAGCTCCCCGTCTTCCAACACCGACACCGTGTCCTGGAGGTTCTGCAGCGCCACCGTGTGGTAGTGGTTGCTGGTGAGACGGGCAGCGGGAAGAGTACTCAGATCCCTCAGTtcctgctggaggagctgctgactGGGGGCAAAGAGGCACAGCCCTGCAACATCGTGGTGACTCAGCCCCGCCGGATATCTGCCATGAGCCTGGCCTGCAGAGTCAGCCAGGAGCTGGGATGTGAGGATGGACCGGGATCCAag TCGTCGCCGTGCGGATACCAGATCCGGATGGAGAACCAGTCCGGGGAGTGGACCCGCCTACTTTACTGCACAACTGGAGTTCTGCTCAGGAAACTCCAGCACGACAGACACCTCAGCTCCCTGACTCACATCATCGTAGATGAG GTCCACGAGCGCAGCGTGCAGTCAGACTTCCTGCTCACCATCCTAAAAGATGTTGTTATGAGAAGATCGGACCTGCAGCTGATCCTCATGAGTGCCACAGTCGACTGCAACAAGTTCTCCAACTACTTCAACCGCTGCCCAGTGATCAACATTCCCGGCAGGACTTTCCCAGTGGAG GTGTTTCATTTAGAAGATATAGTGGAGCAGACAGGGTACGTCCTGGAAAAGGACTCAGAGTACTGCCAGAAAATTCTCGAGGACGAGGAAGAAGTCAGCATCTCTGTCTCACAGAAAGGTGGCAAGACGTTACAACACCAG GAGGTGATAGTGAGAGACTCGGGCTCAGGCTGGGACCTGGGTCCTGAGCTCGACCACTTCAGCAGCAGGACCCGGCAGGTGCTGCAGTACATGAACCCTAACAAGATCAACATGGACCTGCTGGTTGACCTCGTGGATTATTTAG ACAAATCCCCACAATTTGCAGTTTTGGACGGAGCCGTTCTCGTGTTCCTCCCAGGTCTGGCTCATATCCAGCAGCTGTTCGACCTGCTCTCTTCAGACAAGAGGTTCAGGGACAAAAACag GTATAGGATTGTTGCTCTTCACTCAACTCTTTCATCCAAGGACCAGGCTTCTGCCTTCAcagtgccccctgctggagTTAGGAAG aTTGTTTTGTCGACTAACATTGCTGAGACGGGTGTGACTATTCCTGATGTAGTGTTTGTCATCGACACTGGGAAGACCAAAGAAAATAA GTACCACGAGAGCAGCCAGATGAGTTCTCTGGTGGAAACTTTTGTTTCTAAAGCCAGCGCCTTCCAGAGACAGGGGAGAGCAGGACGTGTCCGACACGGCTTCTGCTTTAGACTCTACCCAAAATTCAG GTTTGATGCCTTCATGGATTACTCTATACCAGAGATACTGCGGGTCCCACTGGAGGAGCTCTGCCTTCACATCATG AAATGTCAGTACGGCTCCCCGGAGGAATTCCTGAGCAGGGCCCTTGACGCTCCTCAGCCCCAGTCGGTCAGTAACGCCGTCAGCCTGCTGCGGAAGATCGGTGCGTGTCACCCCAGCGATCATCACCTCACCCCTCTGGGACACCACTTGGCGAGTCTGCCGGTCAACGTGAAGATCGGCAAGATGCTGATCTACGGAGCCATCCTCGGCTGCCTGGAGCCCATA GCAACGATCGCAGCAGCCATCACTGAGAAGTCTCCCTTCTCCACACCAATGAATAGAAAGGAGGAAGCTAACCTGGCCAAAGCTGCACTGGCATTAGCCAACTCCGATCATCTGACGATATACAACGCATATCTGGG GTGGAAGAACATACGGACTGAGGGAGCGAGAGAAGAAATGTCCTATTGCAGGAAACACTTCCTGAATCGAACAGCTCTCATTACAATAGAG GATGTGAAGCACGacctgatgaagatgatggagCAGGTGGGTTTCTGTTCGTCTCGCTCCTCTTCTCAGTCCAAGTCCCAGGCGGCGGCGCTGTCCAAGCAACAGATCGCAGTCGTGAACGCAGCACTGACAGCGGGGGTCTACGACAGCGTGGCCCGGGTCTTGTGCACCCCGTCCGTGGATGTGCTGGAACGACTGGCCTGCACGGTGGAGACGCCTCAAGGCAGAGCCCAGGTCCACCCGTCATCTGTCAACCGCAACCTGCAGACACACGGCTGGCTGCTGTACCAGGAGAAG GTGAAATACACAAAGATCTACCTGCGAGACACCACGCTGATTTCCCCGTTTCCCATGCTGCTGTTCGGAGGTGACATCGATATTCAGCACAGAGAGAGGCTCATCACGCTGGACGGGTGGATACACTTTCAG GCTCCTGTACGGATTGGTGTGATCTTCAAACACCTGAGGAAGCTGATGGACTTTCTGCTTGAAAAGAAACTGGAGAATCCGAGAATGAATCTGGAAG GCGAGAAGACCATCCAGGTGATTCTGGATCTGATCAAATCAGAGCATGCTATGTGA
- the mtrex gene encoding exosome RNA helicase MTR4: MADAFGDGLFSVFDDEQQTSSSKTPPASVALDPGKSGGKNGTDKDAGSAVPVKREADSDGGEEVVFVKKPRNEAASANDLNLAEFMPQVKVEQVETVEGCSHEVALPASDEYKPLKGRVGKAAKEYPFILDPFQREAILCIDNNESVLVSAHTSAGKTVCAEYAIALALREKQRVIFTSPIKALSNQKYREMYEEFQDVGLMTGDVTINPTASCLVMTTEILRSMLYRGSEIMREVGWVVFDEIHYMRDAERGVVWEETIILLPDNVHYVFLSATIPNARQFAEWICHLHKQPCHVVYTDYRPTPLQHYIFPAGGDGLHLVVDENGDFREDNFNTAMQVLRDAGDSGSSSGGKWDPRGRKGGTKGPSSVFKIVKMIMERNFQPVIIFSFSKKECEAYALQVAKLDFNRDDEKRLVEEVFNNAVDCLSDEDKKLPQVEHVLPLLKRGIGIHHGGLLPILKETIEILFSEGLIKALFATETFAMGINMPARTVLFTSARKFDGKNHRFITSGEYIQMSGRAGRRGMDDRGIVIFMADEKMSPTVGKQLLKGSADPLNSAFHLTYNMVLNLLRVEEINPEYMLEKSFYQFQHYRALPGVVEKIKKLEEQYHGIDIPNEESVVTYFKIRQQLAKLGKEIQEFIHKPKYCLPFLQPGRLVKVKNEDADFGWGVIVNFCKKSNVKTITDSEPLYVVEVLVHCSKESVKDAATEAAKPAAAGETGEMLVIPVMLHLLTSISSVRLYIPKDLRPFDNRQLMLKSIQEVQKRFPDGVPLLDPIDDMGIKDPALKKVIQKVEAFEHRMYSHPLHSDPNLESVYSLCEKKALIAADVRTAKRDLKKARTVLQMDKLKCRKRVLRRLGFASPSDVIEIKGRVACEISSADELLLTEMVFNGLFNDLTVEQATALLSCFVFQENASEMPKLTEQLAAPLRQMQECAKRIAKVSADAKLEIDEETYLNQFKPHLMDVIFAWANGATFAQICKMTDVFEGSIIRCMRRLEEVLRQMCSAAKAIGNTELENKFAEGITKIKRDIVFAASLYL; this comes from the exons ATGGCTGACGCGTTTGGAGACGGCCTGTTCAGCGTGTTTGACGATGAACAACAAACCAGTTCCAGCAAAACTCCTCCCGCCTCCGTGGCTCTGGATCCAGG GAAATCAGGAGGTAAAAATGGCACCGACAAGGATGCTGGATCCGCTGTCCCGGTCAAGAGGGAGGCGGACAGTGACGGTGGAGAGGAGGTGGTATTCGTGAAGAAACCTCGAAACGAGGCAGCCTCTGCTAATGACCTGAA tcTTGCAGAGTTTATGCCTCAAGTGAAGGTGGAGCAAGTTGAAACTGTGGAAGGATGCTCACATGAG GTGGCTCTGCCTGCCAGTGATGAATATAAACCACTGAAAGGTCGAGTGGGGAAAGCAGCCAAG GAGTACCCTTTTATTCTTGACCCGTTCCAGCGCGAGGCCATCTTATGTATTGACAACAATGAGTCTGTGCTTGTGTCTGCACACACCTCCGCTGGCAAGACTGTCTGTGCTGA ATATGCCATAGCTCTGGCcctcagagagaagcagagagtgATCTTCACCAGCCCCATCAAGGCTCTTTCTAACCAGAAATACAGAGAGATGTATGAGGAGTTTCAGGACGTGGGACTGATGACTGGTGACGTCACCATCAACCCCACAGCCTCCTGCCTTGTCATGACAACAGAG ATTCTGAGGAGCATGTTGTACCGAGGCTCAGAGATCATGAGGGAAGTGGGGTGGGTCGTCTTTGATGAGATCCATTACATGAGAGATGCAG AGCGTGGTGTGGTGTGGGAGGAGACCATCATCCTTCTTCCTGACAATGTGCATTATGTGTTCTTGTCGGCCACCATCCCCAATGCCAGACAGTTCGCTGAGTGGATTTGTCACCTACATAAGCAG CCATGCCATGTGGTGTATACAGACTATCGTCCCACTCCACTGCAACATTACATCTTTCCAGCAGGGGGTGACGGTCTCCACCTGGTGGTTGATGAGAAT GGAGACTTCAGAGAGGACAACTTCAACACAGCTATGCAAGTGCTGAGAGACGCAGGGGATTCTGGAAGCAGCAGCGGAGGCAAGTGGGACCCGAGAGGACGAAAAGGAGGCActaaag GTCCATCCAGTGTTTTCAAGATAGTGAAGATGATCATGGAGAGGAACTTCCAGCCCGTCATCATTTTCAGCTTCAGCAAGAAAGAGTGTGAGGCGTACGCTCTGCAGGTGGCCAAACTGGACTTTAATAGAG ATGATGAGAAACGTCTGGTGGAGGAAGTGTTCAACAACGCTGTGGACTGTCTCTCAGACGAAGACAAGAAACTGCCTCAG GTGGAGCATGTGCTGCCTCTGTTAAAGAGGGGAATAGGTATCCATCATGGAGGCCTGCTGCCCATCCTAAAAGAAACCATAGAGATCCTTTTCTCCGAAGGTCTGATCAAG GCCCTGTTTGCCACAGAGACGTTTGCCATGGGCATCAACATGCCAGCTCGCACCGTGCTCTTCACCAGTGCACGCAAGTTTGATGGCAAGAATCATCGCTTT ATCACATCAGGTGAGTACATCCAGATGTCTGGGCgtgcagggaggagaggaatggACGACAGGGGAATTGTTATTTTCATGGCGGATGAGAAGATGAGTCCGACTGTGGGCAAACAGCTGCTCAAG ggatcAGCCGACCCATTGAACAGTGCCTTCCACCTGACCTACAACATGGTGCTTAACCTGCTGCGTGTGGAGGAGATCAACCCAGAGTACATGCTGGAGAAGTCTTTCTACCAGTTTCAACACTACAGGGCTTTGCCTGGTGTAGTGGAGA AAATAAAGAAGTTGGAGGAGCAGTACCACGGCATTGATATCCCTAATGAGGAGAGCGTGGTCACTTACTTTAAAATCCGACAGCAGCTCGCAAAACTGGGGAAAGAGATACAAGAGTTCATCCACAAACCTAAATACTGCCTTCCCTTCCTGCAGCCTGGACGACTTGTCAAG GTAAAAAATGAAGATGCTGACTTTGGGTGGGGAGTTATTGTAAACTTTTGCAAGAAGTCTAACGTGAAG ACCATTACAGACTCCGAGCCGCTGTATGTGGTGGAGGTTTTGGTTCACTGCAGCAAGGAAAGTGTAAAAGATGCTGCGACCGAGGCTGCAAAACCTGCTGCTGCGGGGGAGACTGGAGAGATGCTC GTGATCCCAGTGATGCTGCATCTCCTGACTTCCATCAGCTCTGTTCGTCTTTACATCCCCAAAGACCTGAGGCCCTTCGACAACAGACAGCTCATGCTCAAGTCTATTCAg GAGGTGCAGAAGCGTTTCCCAGACGGCGTTCCTCTGCTCGACCCCATAGACGACATGGGCATTAAAGACCCTGCTCTGAAGAAAGTCATTCAGAAAGTGGAGGCCTTTGAGCACCGCATGTACTCTCACCCCCTGCACAGTGACCCAAATCTGGAATCTGTGTATTCTCTCTGTGAGAAGAAAGCGCTG atcgCAGCAGATGTTCGCACAGCCAAGCGAGACCTGAAGAAAGCTCGCACCGTCCTGCAGATGGACAAGCTGAAGTGCAGGAAGAGAGTCCTGCGACGCCTCGGCTTCGCCAGTCCCTCCGATGTGATCGAGATCAAAGGGAGAGTTGCATGTGAAATCAGCAG TGCTGACGAGCTGCTGCTGACGGAGATGGTGTTCAACGGTCTCTTCAACGATCTGACGGTGGAACAGGCCACCGCCCTTCTGTCCTGCTTCGTCTTCCAGGAGAAC GCCAGTGAGATGCCCAAACTGACTGAACAGTTAGCCGCACCCCTGAGACAGATGCAG GAGTGTGCGAAGCGGATAGCCAAGGTGTCGGCAGATGCTAAACTGGAGATAGACGAGGAGACTTATCTGAACCAGTTTAAACCTCACCTGATGGATGTGATCTTCGCGTGGGCCAATGGCGCCACGTTCGCTCAAATCTGCAAAATGACCGACGTCTTTGAAG GGAGCATCATCCGCTGCATGCGTCGTCTGGAGGAGGTGCTGAGACAGATGTGCTCTGCAGCCAAGGCCATTGGCAACACTGAGCTGGAGAACAAGTTTGCTGAAG GAATAACAAAGATCAAGAGGGACATTGTTTTTGCTGCCAGTCTCTACCTATAA